The proteins below come from a single Mycobacterium parmense genomic window:
- a CDS encoding non-ribosomal peptide synthetase yields MADHAKSVQERRRELLRRRIAESGAATTGSAEGAAIHAGQRYPLSPGQRRMWFLQAMDAQDVTLNVCVSYRLTGAVDEARLRGAFNDVVARHAILRTTYGVDSEGEPYQVFAEQAEINWRRDDLTLLTEDERERRIEDTAREEFGRPFDLTAELALRVTLLRTGAAEFVLLLTVHHICWDDDCWAVFAHDLSAAYNGRAAVGSPPQFVAVQVLCAPTEPTIADVGYWAEALRPAPEPVELPGAAAAHPSRTAERRTRALPAALSARVHDFARNRSASPFMVLLAAFGVLVRRYTGAPDFLVSVPVTQRQAAAEGAIGYFGNTLLLRLAPRPQDTFASFVDAVRETCLNGFAHQSVGIDRVVREVNPERMGRDGMDQLVRLGFSLRKSAGGFTLDGVDVRQLELGAVAAHLPLALAVVLDPDEAAVEFEYQVDVLGGELVEQMLVHYLQLLDNALADPGRPLTRLDMLGAGEREAVLAQSHGELVATPPTTMVAMLEAAANAVPEKAALVCADAELTYGALHRRANRLARRLVGEGYGADDIIGLRMTTSVEFIVAMLAVLKAGAAYLPIDPAYPADRIEYLVADARPRTVLGRDEFDAAERAAARLADAELTDADRTRPLSPEHLAYVIYTSGSTGRPKGVAVSHRAIAEHVDGFIAEWSMTAEDRLLQSSSVSFDASLLDIFVTLCLGAQLIVPRPDAFSDVGYVADIIDRHRVTVLHMVPSMLSTLLLLPQARQWRALRHVPVGGEALPGEVADRFANHFDAELRNHYGPTEAVVCATHMRVEGPQGTRVVPIGVPNRNVFTYVLDEQLQPVPAEVIGELYLGGAQLARGYLGRPRLTAERFVADPFNPGMRLYRTGDLVRRRASGELEFVGRADEQVKVRGFRIELGEVESVIARHPAVGHCLVVTEDTDAGPLLAAYLVPAHAAADLDLDEIRAHAAASLPEYMVPSAFAVIPEIPLTVSGKLDKRALPAPTPVLSHGYREPVTATERRICSIFAQLFGRERGLDRIGADDSFFGLGGHSLLAARLVARIRAEFGVECNVRAVFDTPTPAGLARQIERLRAGSGRGAAGSAPDGASPSRPQFTAAARPERPPLSYSQLAMWFHYRMRGPNDVFNMALALHFSGPLDIDVLTEALNDVVARHEALRTNFGDHEGVPYQRVHPSLRVEPVVITVAADQVDDTIAALRRHVFALESEPLIRPTLLSVDAESHVLLLLVHHIVTDHSSLGVVFDDLVVAYRARLAGTVPQWSAPAPQFADYAVWQRNTFDTPGEWGQAELAFWRDALADLPADISVATDRARPLVLGRRAEVASFAVRADRRAALTRLAEQTGSSEFTVYQAALAVVLHKLGGGPDIVMGSPVASRVDLSTAELAGPCANVVVLRTDLSGALSLRDVVARSRDTVLNALAHQEFPIERLVEALNPPRSSARNHPLFQNSIHFQGEDWALVARELTPAGETTVRPGRIDFDVSLLDLNVSVNVTRDGGLDVRVVANADLYDPATVGLIAEALDVAFGAFATAPDTAVSALELLPATDLAALSAPPAAAEAHRPESFVGGSPRTERALIALLEELLDVTGIDREDNFFAVGGDSIVSVQLAARATAQGLALTPAMVFETMSIAELAAAVDAATDAAAAQQDPGRQAHAEPMSASGLDADALARLTASWQRNA; encoded by the coding sequence ATGGCAGATCACGCCAAGAGCGTGCAGGAACGGCGTCGCGAACTGCTCAGACGGCGCATCGCCGAAAGCGGCGCGGCCACAACCGGTTCAGCAGAGGGAGCGGCGATCCACGCCGGGCAGCGTTACCCGCTGTCGCCCGGTCAGCGCCGGATGTGGTTCCTGCAGGCGATGGACGCCCAAGACGTCACGCTCAACGTCTGCGTCTCCTATCGGCTGACGGGAGCCGTGGACGAGGCGCGTTTGCGCGGCGCGTTCAACGACGTCGTCGCGCGCCATGCGATCCTGCGCACCACCTACGGGGTGGACAGCGAGGGCGAGCCGTATCAGGTCTTTGCCGAACAAGCCGAGATCAATTGGCGCAGAGATGATCTCACGTTACTCACCGAGGACGAACGCGAGCGGCGGATCGAGGACACGGCGCGAGAGGAATTCGGCCGGCCGTTCGACCTCACCGCCGAGTTGGCGCTGCGCGTCACCCTGTTGCGCACCGGAGCCGCCGAATTCGTGCTGCTGCTCACCGTTCACCACATCTGCTGGGACGACGACTGCTGGGCCGTCTTCGCCCACGACCTCAGTGCCGCCTACAACGGCCGCGCCGCGGTGGGGTCCCCGCCCCAGTTCGTCGCGGTCCAAGTGCTGTGTGCCCCAACCGAACCCACCATCGCCGACGTCGGCTACTGGGCGGAGGCCCTGCGTCCAGCGCCAGAACCCGTCGAGCTGCCCGGTGCGGCCGCCGCCCACCCGAGCAGAACCGCCGAACGCCGGACGCGTGCGCTGCCCGCCGCCCTGTCCGCGCGGGTCCACGACTTCGCCCGTAACCGCTCCGCCTCGCCGTTCATGGTGCTGCTCGCCGCATTCGGCGTGCTGGTGCGCCGCTACACGGGAGCACCGGACTTCCTGGTCTCCGTGCCGGTGACCCAACGGCAAGCCGCGGCCGAGGGGGCGATCGGGTACTTCGGCAACACGCTGCTGCTGCGGCTGGCCCCGCGACCGCAGGACACGTTCGCGTCGTTCGTCGACGCGGTGCGGGAGACCTGCCTCAACGGGTTCGCGCACCAGTCCGTCGGCATCGATCGAGTCGTGCGCGAGGTCAACCCCGAACGGATGGGGCGCGACGGCATGGACCAGCTTGTCCGACTTGGCTTTTCGCTGCGCAAGAGCGCAGGCGGATTCACGTTGGACGGCGTCGACGTGCGCCAACTCGAGCTCGGAGCGGTCGCCGCCCACCTGCCGCTCGCCCTGGCTGTGGTGCTCGACCCCGACGAGGCGGCCGTCGAGTTCGAGTACCAGGTCGACGTCCTGGGCGGCGAGCTCGTCGAGCAGATGCTGGTGCACTACCTACAGCTGCTGGACAACGCGCTCGCCGATCCCGGCCGCCCCCTGACCCGTCTGGACATGCTCGGCGCCGGGGAGCGTGAGGCCGTGCTGGCGCAGTCACACGGCGAGCTCGTCGCGACGCCACCCACCACCATGGTCGCCATGCTCGAGGCCGCCGCGAACGCCGTGCCCGAGAAGGCCGCGCTGGTCTGCGCCGACGCCGAGCTGACCTACGGTGCACTGCACCGGCGGGCGAATCGCCTGGCGCGCAGGCTCGTTGGCGAGGGCTACGGCGCCGACGACATCATCGGGCTGCGCATGACCACGTCGGTTGAGTTCATCGTGGCGATGCTCGCCGTGCTCAAAGCCGGCGCGGCCTACCTGCCGATCGACCCGGCCTACCCGGCGGATCGCATCGAATACCTGGTCGCCGACGCCCGCCCGCGCACGGTCCTCGGGCGCGACGAATTCGACGCCGCCGAACGGGCCGCCGCGCGGCTGGCCGACGCCGAACTGACCGACGCCGACCGGACGCGCCCGCTGTCCCCGGAACACCTGGCCTACGTCATCTACACGTCCGGCTCCACGGGCCGGCCCAAAGGGGTGGCGGTGTCGCACCGGGCGATCGCCGAGCACGTCGACGGTTTCATCGCCGAGTGGAGCATGACCGCCGAGGACCGCCTGCTGCAGTCGTCGTCGGTCAGCTTCGACGCGTCGCTGCTGGACATCTTCGTCACGTTGTGCCTGGGCGCCCAGCTGATCGTGCCCAGGCCGGACGCGTTCAGCGACGTCGGTTACGTCGCCGACATCATCGACCGCCACCGTGTCACCGTGCTGCACATGGTGCCGTCCATGCTGAGCACCCTGCTGTTGTTGCCGCAGGCCAGGCAATGGCGGGCGCTGCGCCACGTGCCCGTCGGGGGAGAGGCGCTTCCCGGCGAGGTGGCCGACAGGTTCGCCAACCACTTCGACGCGGAGTTGCGCAACCACTACGGGCCCACGGAGGCGGTCGTCTGCGCGACGCACATGCGCGTCGAGGGCCCGCAGGGCACCCGTGTGGTGCCGATCGGCGTGCCCAACCGCAACGTCTTCACCTACGTGCTCGACGAGCAGTTGCAGCCGGTTCCGGCCGAGGTCATCGGCGAGCTGTACCTCGGTGGTGCTCAACTGGCCCGCGGCTATCTCGGGCGTCCGCGCCTGACCGCGGAGCGGTTCGTCGCCGACCCGTTCAACCCCGGCATGCGGCTTTACCGGACGGGAGATCTGGTGCGCCGCAGGGCGTCCGGCGAGCTCGAGTTCGTCGGCCGGGCTGACGAGCAGGTCAAGGTCCGCGGCTTCCGCATCGAGCTGGGCGAGGTCGAGTCCGTGATCGCGCGACACCCGGCGGTGGGGCACTGCCTGGTGGTCACCGAGGACACCGACGCGGGCCCGCTGCTCGCCGCGTACCTGGTGCCCGCGCATGCCGCTGCGGATCTCGACCTCGACGAGATCCGCGCGCACGCCGCGGCGTCGCTGCCGGAATACATGGTGCCCAGCGCCTTTGCGGTGATCCCCGAGATCCCCCTGACGGTCAGCGGGAAACTGGACAAACGGGCGCTGCCCGCACCGACCCCGGTGCTCTCGCACGGCTACCGCGAGCCGGTGACGGCCACCGAGCGGCGCATCTGCTCGATCTTCGCGCAGCTGTTCGGCCGGGAGCGCGGCCTGGACCGCATCGGTGCCGACGACTCGTTCTTCGGGCTGGGCGGCCACTCCCTGCTGGCGGCCCGGCTGGTGGCCCGGATCCGCGCCGAGTTCGGCGTCGAATGCAACGTTCGCGCGGTCTTCGACACACCGACCCCGGCCGGGCTGGCCCGCCAGATCGAGCGGTTGCGGGCCGGGTCCGGCCGTGGGGCAGCGGGTTCGGCCCCCGACGGTGCGTCGCCGAGCCGGCCGCAGTTCACCGCGGCGGCCCGCCCCGAACGGCCTCCGCTGTCCTACTCGCAGCTCGCCATGTGGTTTCACTACCGGATGCGAGGCCCCAACGACGTCTTCAACATGGCGCTCGCGCTGCACTTCAGCGGCCCGCTGGACATCGACGTTCTCACCGAGGCGCTCAACGACGTCGTGGCCCGCCACGAGGCGCTGCGCACCAATTTCGGCGACCACGAAGGCGTTCCGTACCAGCGCGTGCACCCGAGCCTGCGGGTCGAGCCGGTCGTCATCACCGTGGCCGCCGACCAGGTCGACGACACCATCGCCGCGCTGCGCCGCCACGTGTTCGCGCTGGAGTCCGAGCCGCTGATCAGGCCGACGCTGTTGAGCGTCGACGCCGAGTCGCACGTTCTGCTCTTGCTCGTGCACCACATCGTCACCGACCACTCCTCGCTCGGTGTCGTCTTCGACGACCTCGTCGTCGCGTACCGGGCGCGGCTGGCGGGCACGGTGCCGCAGTGGTCCGCGCCAGCGCCCCAGTTCGCCGATTACGCTGTGTGGCAACGCAACACCTTCGATACACCGGGCGAGTGGGGGCAAGCGGAGCTGGCCTTCTGGCGCGACGCGTTGGCCGATCTGCCCGCCGACATCTCGGTGGCCACCGACCGCGCGCGCCCGCTGGTCCTCGGAAGGCGAGCAGAGGTCGCGAGCTTCGCGGTCCGTGCCGATCGGCGTGCCGCCCTCACGCGGCTGGCCGAACAGACCGGCTCCAGCGAGTTCACCGTCTACCAGGCCGCTCTGGCGGTGGTGTTGCACAAGCTGGGCGGTGGCCCGGACATCGTTATGGGCAGCCCGGTCGCCTCCCGCGTCGACCTGAGCACCGCGGAACTCGCCGGCCCGTGCGCCAACGTGGTGGTGCTGCGCACCGACCTGTCCGGCGCCCTGAGCCTGCGCGACGTGGTCGCGCGCAGCCGCGACACCGTGCTCAATGCGCTTGCACACCAGGAATTTCCGATCGAGCGGCTGGTCGAAGCGCTCAACCCGCCCCGCTCCTCGGCCCGCAACCACCCGCTGTTTCAGAACTCGATTCACTTCCAGGGCGAGGATTGGGCGCTGGTGGCGCGCGAGCTCACCCCGGCCGGGGAGACGACGGTTCGCCCCGGCCGGATCGACTTCGACGTCTCGTTGCTGGACCTCAACGTCAGCGTCAACGTGACCCGCGACGGCGGCCTCGACGTGCGGGTGGTCGCCAATGCCGACCTCTACGATCCCGCCACCGTCGGGCTCATCGCCGAGGCCCTCGACGTGGCGTTCGGCGCCTTCGCGACGGCACCGGACACCGCGGTGTCGGCGCTGGAGTTGCTGCCCGCGACCGACCTGGCGGCGTTGTCGGCCCCGCCGGCAGCAGCCGAGGCGCACCGCCCCGAATCGTTCGTCGGCGGCTCCCCGCGCACCGAGCGAGCCCTGATCGCCCTGCTCGAGGAGCTGCTCGACGTGACCGGCATCGACCGCGAGGACAACTTCTTCGCGGTCGGCGGCGACAGCATCGTCTCCGTTCAGCTGGCGGCCCGCGCCACCGCGCAGGGACTGGCGCTGACGCCGGCCATGGTGTTCGAGACCATGTCGATCGCCGAGCTCGCGGCCGCCGTGGACGCGGCCACCGACGCCGCCGCGGCGCAACAGGATCCGGGTCGGCAGGCGCACGCGGAGCCCATGAGCGCGTCGGGGCTGGATGCCGACGCCCTGGCCCGGCTCACCGCATCCTGGCAACGGAACGCGTGA